GGCCTGGATGGCCCGGCGCAACAGCCGACCCGGCCCCACGATGTGTTCCTGGCCGACGAATTCGTCCAGGGTGCGAGGGCGCATCCGGGCGGCCAGGGGGGCTTCTTTTTTTTGCCGTTCCTGGTAGGCGTGGTCGAACAGATCCATGGTTGAGCCGTTCCATCTGGACTGGGCCAGATTGGGTAGAGCGTGATGCGTAAAACGTAAAACTCGGTGTACGTTTTACGCATCACGTTTTACGCTGCCGGCTTACGCTGCCGGCAAGTCCAGCTCTGCCAGCACCGGCCGGTGATCCGACGCTTCCTGGCCGGTGGGCTCCTGCCAGATGGTGCAAGACCGGACGGCCGAGGCCAGGGGCCTGCTGACGAAGATGTAGTCGATGCGCATGGGCAGGTCGGCGCTGGGAATGTAGGTCTGCTGTCCAGGCTGGCCGCAGCGTTGATAGGCATCCACGTAGCCGGCCTTTTCCATCTGGGCAATGACCTGGGGCCCTTTGTCGCCGTCAAACAGGTGCCGGGTTTCGGGGTGATCTCGCAGCCCTGCCGCCAGCGCCGGGCACTGCTCCATGTCCCACGGGCTGAGCGCGTTGAAGTCGCCCACCACCAGGTGGGGGCGGTTGCGGTCGCGCACGGTCCAGGAGCGCAGAGCCCGGAGCTGGACGAGCCGGGCCTCCTCGTCGGTGTGATCCAGGTGGGTGACGTAGACGGTCAGCGCCTGGCCATTGGGCAGCAGGATGCGTCCCTCCAGCAGGCCCCGTTGCTCCTTGCCCTCCACGGGGGTCAGGTGGTGGGCTGCGCTGGCGATGATGGGCCAGCGGCTGAGCAGGGCGTTGCCGTAGGCATCGGCCGGGAGGTTATCCTGCACCGGCCAGCGCAGGCAGGGCCCGAAGACGAACGACATACCCAATTCTGCAGCCAGGGCTTCCAGGGCCGGCCGGCTCTCTGCGCCCACACGCCGGGGATAGAAGACCTCGTTGAGGCCCACGATGTCGGCCTGGGTGGCTGCGATGACCTGGAGCACCCGATCTAAGTTGGGCTGACCGTCGGCTGTGCGCCAGCCGTGGATGTTGTAAGTGAGGACTCGCATGGAATTGTTGCGCTATGGGTTCGCCAGTAATGGGTTTGCTAGACGGACGAGCCGCCACTGCCGGTTTCGATCCGCTTCCAGGCAGTGACCACCGCCACGGTGATGATGGCCGCGCCGACCAGCTCGGCAATGGCCTGGGGGATGATGGGCACCACCGCTGGCAAGGTCAGGTAGCCCCGGATGATGGCCATGCCCAGGACCAGCACCGTGTTGGTCAGGGTGCCCACCACGCCGGCCAGGATCAGCGCCCAATATTCGCTGCGCCCCTTGAGGGAGGCGTAGGTGTAGTAGGCGGTGACGCCGATGAAGAGGCGGGGCAGGATGGAGACCAGCGGGTCCTTAAAGAGGGGCGAAGTGGCCTGCAGGAAGCTGAAGAGGCCAAAGATGCCCCCCACCAGCAGGCCCACCACCGGCCCTTCCATGACGCCGCCGATGATGGCGGGCACGTGCATGATGGTCATGTTGCCCGACAGGTTCGGGACCGGGATGAAGCCCAGGCGGGTCACGCCCAACAGGATGGCAATGGCCGCCAGGATGCCGGTGATCACAATGCGCCGTACCGATAGCAAATGGGTTGTCTGGGTGGTTTGCATGGGTTCCCCTCCTGAGTGAACGGTTCTGAAAAGGGTATCAATCAATAGACGCCTGGATGGCTCCATTATACACGGGTTCGGTTCAGTTCAACTCCTGGGCGGCCGGGATGCCATGCAGCCCCGTGGCGGCGCGGATGGCCCGGACCACCGCAGTGGCCAGCACCTCGGCCGCCACCGCGCCCACCAGGCCGGGGTCGCCCTGCCTGTCGCCCAGGGAGAGGGCGAAGATGGTATCCCCATCCAGGGGCGTGTGGATGGGCCGGATGGTGCGCGCCAGGCCGTCGTGGGCCATCTGGGCGACTTTGGTGGCGCCGCTCTTGGTGAGGGCCACGTTGGTGGCCACCACGGCCAGGGTGGTGTTCTCGCCGCTGCTTTGGGCCCGCAGGATCTGGCCCAGGCTGCTTTCGGCGAACTTCATGCTGTCGGCAAAGCCGCCGATGAGGGGCCGCCGGGCGCCGGCCAGGATCTGGCCTGTGGCCGGGTCGATGACGTCGCCCACCGCGTTGACCGCCACCAGGGCTGCCACCACAATGCCCTTGCCGATCTGCTTGCTGGCCGTGCCCAGGCCGCCCTTGGTGGCCTGCTTGAAGCCCAGCATCTTGCCCACCGTGGCGCCGGTGCCCGCGCCCACCGTTCCCTCGGCCACGGGCCCTCCGCCGGCGGCCATGCAGGCGGCATAGCCGGCCTCGGCGTTGGGGCGGACGTCACTGCGGCCCAGGTTCAGGTCGAAGAGGATGGCGGCCGGCACAATGGGCACCCGGGCCACGCCTGTGTCGAAGCCGTGGCCCCGCTCCTCCAGCCAGCGCATGACGCCATCCGCGGCGGCCAGGCCGAAGGCACTGCCGCCGGCCAGGAGCACCGCGTGGACCTTCTCCACCGTGCAGACCGGATCCAACAGGGCGAGCTCCCGG
The window above is part of the Litorilinea aerophila genome. Proteins encoded here:
- a CDS encoding endonuclease/exonuclease/phosphatase family protein yields the protein MRVLTYNIHGWRTADGQPNLDRVLQVIAATQADIVGLNEVFYPRRVGAESRPALEALAAELGMSFVFGPCLRWPVQDNLPADAYGNALLSRWPIIASAAHHLTPVEGKEQRGLLEGRILLPNGQALTVYVTHLDHTDEEARLVQLRALRSWTVRDRNRPHLVVGDFNALSPWDMEQCPALAAGLRDHPETRHLFDGDKGPQVIAQMEKAGYVDAYQRCGQPGQQTYIPSADLPMRIDYIFVSRPLASAVRSCTIWQEPTGQEASDHRPVLAELDLPAA
- a CDS encoding ECF transporter S component produces the protein MQTTQTTHLLSVRRIVITGILAAIAILLGVTRLGFIPVPNLSGNMTIMHVPAIIGGVMEGPVVGLLVGGIFGLFSFLQATSPLFKDPLVSILPRLFIGVTAYYTYASLKGRSEYWALILAGVVGTLTNTVLVLGMAIIRGYLTLPAVVPIIPQAIAELVGAAIITVAVVTAWKRIETGSGGSSV
- a CDS encoding P1 family peptidase, coding for MYNSLTDIPGIQVGHWTNLEAGTGCTVVLCPEGAVAGVDVRGGAPGTRELALLDPVCTVEKVHAVLLAGGSAFGLAAADGVMRWLEERGHGFDTGVARVPIVPAAILFDLNLGRSDVRPNAEAGYAACMAAGGGPVAEGTVGAGTGATVGKMLGFKQATKGGLGTASKQIGKGIVVAALVAVNAVGDVIDPATGQILAGARRPLIGGFADSMKFAESSLGQILRAQSSGENTTLAVVATNVALTKSGATKVAQMAHDGLARTIRPIHTPLDGDTIFALSLGDRQGDPGLVGAVAAEVLATAVVRAIRAATGLHGIPAAQELN